Part of the Methylomonas sp. AM2-LC genome, AGAAATTTCTTTAGGCGCTAGAGCCCGCAGAGAAAAGTCGGCTAAGCCAGCATCACAATAGCTTAGCGCTTCAGGGTAATAACTAAAAAGCTCTTGATAATTGATAGGCCAACTACTATTAGGCACATGTTGACGATAATCGAAATCCAATGCATCCATAGGAACACACCGCCCCCCCCACAAATGTGTGGTGCCTCCAAATCTTTGGTGTCGATATTCGTTAACTGGTGGATGAGGAGCATTAGCATGACCAGTGTAGAACTCGTCTAACTCACGCTCTTCCTTCCAATCACCTGCTTCTAACAAAAGTACCTTTCGGCCTTTACGAATAAGGGCAACCGCCAAACTGATACCGGCTGCACCACTTCCAATAATACAAAAGGGATAATTTTGCAAACTTTCAGGCTTACACTGATTTAAATTAGTTATCATCAATTTTAATAAATGTTACACGACCTAGACTAAAAGCCGAATTTATCACGCAGAATTTTAGTTGGCCGTTCAAGTGATACCCCGCCTAAGATAATCGAAAATCTGATTTTACCTACCCATACAAAATCACAATTGCCTTTTTAATACACCTGTCACGCTATTGATAAACCGCACTTTTTAATAAACATTCTAATTTATCCAGCTCATTAGAAAGCTTATGAAATTCCTGTACTCTGCCAGCCCCCTCTAGTCCCATTTGCTGTAAAACTGAGGGTCTAGTCGTTATGACTTCGATCAATGCATGCTCTAGACACTCTACAGACCCAGGAGGCACAAGCCATCCATTAACACCATTAACAACTAATTCGGGAATCCCAGCAATCTGGGTTGCGACAACAGGACGACCTAATGCAAAAGCTTCCATAATAACGACAGGAAGACCTTCTGCAAAACTTGGCAAAACTAACGCCCTACTCTGTTTAATTTCATTGCGTACATCAGAACTGCTTTTTGCACCCAAAATCTGAATGACACTGCCAAGATTTTTCTGTTTTATCAATGCTTCGATTTCGGAACGCATCGGTCCATCACCAATTAAAATCAGTTCTAAACTAAATTCTGACTCAACAAGCTTAGTGACAGCCTGAATTAGTATCTGCATCCCTTTTTCAGCGCAAAGTCTACCAACGAAAACTAAGCGAGGTGCCTCAGAAATAGGGATAGTGCTTGGCGATTCAAAGTCTTTACCCACCGCGCAACGTATTATATGTAATTTGTGCCAGTACTTGGTATCAGTAAATAACATACATTGACTTCTACAAAAATTTGTTATAGTCGCTGTAAATGCCGAACGCGCTACCTTCTCACCCAATACCCATTGTTTAGGATGAAAAAAAATGCCAGGACCATGTACCGTCATACTAAAAGGTACATTAGATAAAAGTGATGCCAACATTGCTACGTTGGCCGAATTTTCTGCGATGTGATTATGCAAAATATCAATGCCTAGCTTGCCCATTCGGCGCGTAAGATAGCTTGCCTCCAAAAGATAAGCACATTGGTTAAATAGTCCTTTAATACCGGGTATATGTGTCTTCCAGGCCAATAAAATTGCCCTACACATACGTAAAGGAGAGCATATAAAAACTAACAACGTACTGTATATTAACAATATTAGGGGTTTCTCTAAAATATAATCAGTGGTCGATTGCTCACTAGCAACATCAATGCTCAACTCCCCTTGCCCACTTTCTCTGCGTATAGAAAAGGTATAGACCTCATGTCCTCTGTCTCGAAGCCCTAAAACTTCATTACGAATAAATGTATCACTAGAACGACCATAAACACTTGTAATATAAGCGATTTTCATAAACATCTATGTAAAAGTAGAAGTGAATAGTAAAGATTACGCGTGATGCCAGCCGCTTATAGCTACCTTAGCCACACAAAAATGCAATTTTTTCAGGCAAAATCCAAAATAAATCACTTATAGCAAACGGTTAGCTTTCCAATGTAAAAGTTGCTTTGCCTTTAAATTGGAAAATTTAAAGGGCTTCAATCTTAATGCAAAAGCATGAGGTAAAAATATTTCTGGCAAACAACCATCAAAACGCAATAACTTTGCCATTGGATATAAAATGTGCACAATCAGCACCTGCATAATCCACCAAGATACTCGAATACCGCCAGGTTTTATTAATCCAACCTGTCGTAATAGCGCCTGATACTGAGTTTGATTGGGTAAATGATCATCAACAAGATGTATAACTTGTTGATTACAGGAATCTAACGTAACCGATGCCAAGATTGCATCAATCACAGAACCTAATTCAACAAGCGGCACTTCGCCTAAATGATCAATTAGTATTTGATACCTACTTTTTATAATTCCTGCATAAGCAGTATTGATCATATTTTGATTATAGATAAGGCCTGGTCTAAGAATGATGCAATTTGCACCCTGTTCTGAAAAAGCCCTAAAAACCGCTTCTTGTGAGGATTTAAATGCTGAATAGCGGCTCATTTTGTCAAATTGAGTCGCTACTGATAAATTTTCATCAATACTGGTCATCGGTTTTAAAGCTTGATAATCCAATACTGAAAGACTGCTTACACCAACTAATTTAGTAATACCCGCCAGTTGCATTGCAGTGATTAATTTTTCGGTACCAATTAGTAATTGCTCTATAGACTGGTTTTTGGCAGGATGCAGATCAGCCGCAAGATGAACAACACAATCAATTTTGAAAGTGCTCAATGGTGGAATTTCATCCACAGACAAATCACATTTCATTAATTCTAAATTCTCATGACACGCCAAACTCGAGAGAGCATTTCCCCTGAACATAGCGACAACATCATATCCGCAAGCTAAGGCCGCATATACAAGCTGTTTTCCGACAAACCCAGTTGCACCTGTAATCAAAAGTTTCATAGAACATTAAGGATAGGGGTTATGACTCTTTAAAGAGAGACCGCATTAGCTTGATTAAACAATATTTGGCAGATTAGGTTGCTCATTTATATTCGATTAGTATTTCTTTTGTACCTTTCAATTGACTGATAATAAATTTAACCTGTCCAACCAACTCAGGAAATTTGCAGATCACCATAAAGAATGCATATAACCATGCATCAGAATTCGTTGGCGAGAATCTTAGGGCCAAACGTAGAATTTGCAAAAGATAAACGCCAAAAGCAAGTAATACCCAAGGTGATACCAACACAGATCCAGATAGAATAACGATAGGAATAACACCTCCCCACAACCAAATTCTGGAACTTTCTAGTAAAGAATGTCTTTCTTGGGTAAAACCGTGAAGATAACAACCCGCAGCAAAAGCATAACCGCCCCTAATGGAGCGCTTCCACCACTGACTAAACTTAAACATTGCTGCATCATGCAAAGTCATTTCTTCAGATAACCGCCAAATCTGCCATCCTGCTCCACGTAAACGTACACAAAGCTCCGGCTCTTCACCTGCAATTAATCCGTCTCGATATCCTGTTACTGCAAGTAAAGCATCAACACGCATCATCGCATCACCGCCACAGGCTTTAACTATTCCAGTCGGCCCATCCCACTCCCAATCACATAATTGATTGTAAATAGTTTTTTGGGGGAAACGTTCACGTCGGCGCCCACAGACAACAGCACAATCAGAGTGGTGTATTAAAAAATCTAAGGCATTATTTAACCATGTCGCGATCACTTCACAATCACCATCCACAAACTGTACATACTGTATATTCGCATCAAGTGACAACAAATGTTTAAAACCAATATTACGCGCTCGTGCCGCTGTAAACGGAATTGACAAATCCAGCGCAACGGTAGTAACACCCATACGTTTTGCCAGTAGTAAAGAATCGTCTGTTGAACCCGAATCAACATAGACAATTTTCTCTACTTTTCCCTGCAAAGAATCTAGACAACGCTGCAAGCGTTCCCCTTCATTACGCCCAATGACAACTATACCTAAAGATTCTAAATATTTATTAGAATTAAGCGACCTGTTTTCATCCATTCAATGTTCCTGAAAATAAATTCATCTAAAAACAGCTCACGCTACACTCAAAAAACTTTTAAACAACTAAAAAGCAAACTATTTGCAATAAAGTCTCTTAATAAGTAAGGAGGATCCTGATTCGATTTACCTTGTATCAACCGTCTTAAGGTCCATAAAAGATAAGCTAAAATCCAAATCAAATCGGCTATTAATGCATATATCTTGCCATGATTTTTAACAAAATAACGCTGCCTCGACTCAAACCAATATTTTGGGATACGTTTAGGTTTTACATTTCTAATAGTGAGTTTGGTACTTTGCCCGGCAATATGCATAACGCGACTTTCTGGCACATACCAAATACTCCAGCCCGCTTTTTTAGCCTGAAAGCAAAAATCAGTTTCCTCATAGTAAAGAAAATATTGCTCATCCATAAGACCAATACTATCAAAAACTTCACGACGGATTATCATACTGGCACCGGCCATCCAATCCACTTGGGCATTGTGTTTATCCATTTCTCTGGCAACAACCCATTTAGCAAGTAAACGGGTCACTATACCTAGCCTAAGGCCGTTGTCTAACTCGCTCAATAGCGATGGAAAACGAAAAGCGATAGGCCAATCACTACCATCCTGATTTTCAAAACTGCCTCCCGCTATACCGCATTCTGGGTGAGACTGCATAAACTCATATAATGTTTGCATTGCTCCTGGCTTGACTTCTGTATCAGGATTTAACAACCACAGATATGCAGGAGGAAAGGATTCGGCTAACGCTGCACGTATGGCATGATTATTTCCATAAGCATATCCACCGTTTTGGGGTGATACCATCAAACTCACCCAACTGTTCCATTGCTGTTCTTCAATTGCTGTCCGCAAGTCTGACACAGAACTATCTGGAGATTGATTATCCACAACTACCACATGAGCACCTGAAAAAGTCATTATTTGGTTCTGCAAAGATTTCAAACAATTGATAGTCAGCTGACTAGTGCAATAATTAACAATGACCACCAATAAGGTAATTGGCTGCTCAAAATGCATATGTTAATCCCATGTAAACGTCCATAATCATGATTAAGCGTTATATTTTGACATATTCGCGAATACAATCTGCCATCTGTTTTACATTCGGCTCTTGCAACATACTGGAATGTCCTCCTGGAATATCATAGACTTTAACACCTTCGGTTGTTCGTTCTCCCCAGCCAAATAATGGATCAACATAAATAGTTACATAGGGTGTATCTGCATCATGGCCTTCAGTCGCTCTAAATAACACTAACTCATTATCTATACCCGTTTCAGGTTTATAGTTTGTTTCTGCATACAGATAAACATAGCGTACCTCTATATCGGACAGAAACTTTGGCAAACTCCATTGTCTGCGTTGATACTCACCGAGTAAATACACTTTTAAACTAGCTTGCCATTTATTTAGTCTAGAGCTTATTTCATAACGAATTAAATTAACTATTTTTTTGCTTATCACTTTACAAATAGTGATCAAACGCAGAACTAGATGATTGTTTTGTTCATTGTCCAAAACCGAACTGATACGAGTTAATCTGGCATTGGCGATGCGACCCTGCCGTTTTGTGGCTAAAACATCAGCCGCATCTATCAAACCGACAAAGTCTACTTTATGCCCATCCGCCCTTAATTGCCTGGCAACTTCATAAGCAATGACACCACCAGCGCACATACCACCTAACAGATAAGGACCTTGAGCCTGTATCTCATAAATTTGTCGAATATAATAAGCTGCCATGTCTTCCATGCAGGTATCCAACATTGGATAATTAGCTTGTCCGCGTGGTTTTATGCCATAAACCTGAAAATCTGCCTCTAGATGTAATGCCAGATTACGATATAACAGTACTTCGCCATCACCGTCATGAATGAAATAAATAATTCTAGATGCTGTGCTTTTATTCAAAAGTATAGGCTGCTTTATAACATTTTGGCCTACATCAAGCTGAATACGTGTGGCCAACCCCTGAATTGTAGGGTATTCAAGAACCGAAGTAAGCGGTAATGTCACACTAAATGCTTGCTCCACTTCTACGATAAGCTGAACAGCTAATAGCGAACTGCCACCCAGCTCAAAATAATCATCTTGGGTACTAATGCTATTAATATTCAAAATGCTTTGCCATATTGCGACTAACCGCTTTTCAACTTCTGTTTTAGGCAATACTAAGTCTTCTGTATTATTACGGCAGCGTTTAGCTGTTAGCTTTTCTACCCAAGCCAATATTTTTTCAGCGCTCTGTAAATGGGTGGTTGTCTGAGCCAAACTCAAATCAATCACTGTTTTACTATTAGTAATTTGCCCAGTCACTGACGCATCTGTTACCGGTTTTGACGTTTCCACACTGGCATCAGTACGCACTATCGCATTCATCTGAGCCGCACTATCAGTACTAATATCAAATACTAAAGATCCATCGTTTTGCTCTACTTTCTGTGTGGCTATATTTTCTAAAAAGTGCAGAATAGGAATGTTTTTAGGAGTGGGTATATAAGGTATGCGTAAAACGGGCAAATTATGTTGGAAAGCAATACTAGCCATATATTTCAAAATATGGTTTTCTACGCCGCGACCAAGCACTCTGCAACTCAACATAAACGACTGAATACAAAGCGCTTGGCTTTCTATTCCAAAAATTAGCACTCCAACTAAACCATAATCACCATACCGGTCTTTTACCTCAACCATCCGCACTTGTAGATGGGCTTCGCCAAGACGTTGAATATCAATTTCTGAACGCCTGATGGTAGTATTATTAAACTGATTAGTCCGCTGCGTCAGTTGTGCCACACGCGCTATTTGCTCTTGCCCCGGCTCAGCAATATTGACTTCAAGCTCAAGTCCATCCAAAAAATCCTGATAATTACTAAAGGTTTTTTCCAGGTTTTTCCGCGCAACATCCTGTTGATAAAGACTAGTACGCATTTTATCTTCTGAAGTGGCTTTAATGCGATCAAACACCCAAATATGTTTTAAAAAATCAGGAATATGCTGTTTAGGCAGATTCAGGCTTAAAACTTCAGGGCAATTAACCCGAACTTCTTCACATTCCATTGGATTATCATCCACAAAGATAAAGGCATCCAAGCCCAAGTTCAGTTCTAAAGCCAATGAACGTATATTTTCAGATTTTGGCTGCCAATTAACACGCCATGAAACGATGTCCTCGCGCCTTATGCGCATGTCTTTATGCTGATCTAATACCTCTAGCACATCCTCTTCTATATTTTTACTGCATAAGCACAACAGCATACCAGCTTGCTTTTGAGCTAACATAAAGGTTTGCAAAAATTGCCAATCTGCTGAAACATCAATACCTTGCAGACCCTCTTCGCCAATCACTCCTCCCCATAATGTATTATCACAATCCAACACGATAACTTTATAAGGCGCAGATTTAATCGAATAAATTTTACGAGATAAAACGGTACCCAAGGCCGCGTATCCAACAGGTGTATAAGGTATATGTCCTAATTCATCTCTTGTGGCATCATAATAACCAGCTAAAGGATAATTTTCCCAATCCGCTGTGCTTATAAAATAACAATTAGACAGTGATTTAAACT contains:
- a CDS encoding glycosyltransferase family 2 protein, whose protein sequence is MDENRSLNSNKYLESLGIVVIGRNEGERLQRCLDSLQGKVEKIVYVDSGSTDDSLLLAKRMGVTTVALDLSIPFTAARARNIGFKHLLSLDANIQYVQFVDGDCEVIATWLNNALDFLIHHSDCAVVCGRRRERFPQKTIYNQLCDWEWDGPTGIVKACGGDAMMRVDALLAVTGYRDGLIAGEEPELCVRLRGAGWQIWRLSEEMTLHDAAMFKFSQWWKRSIRGGYAFAAGCYLHGFTQERHSLLESSRIWLWGGVIPIVILSGSVLVSPWVLLAFGVYLLQILRLALRFSPTNSDAWLYAFFMVICKFPELVGQVKFIISQLKGTKEILIEYK
- a CDS encoding glycosyltransferase family 2 protein, with the translated sequence MHFEQPITLLVVIVNYCTSQLTINCLKSLQNQIMTFSGAHVVVVDNQSPDSSVSDLRTAIEEQQWNSWVSLMVSPQNGGYAYGNNHAIRAALAESFPPAYLWLLNPDTEVKPGAMQTLYEFMQSHPECGIAGGSFENQDGSDWPIAFRFPSLLSELDNGLRLGIVTRLLAKWVVAREMDKHNAQVDWMAGASMIIRREVFDSIGLMDEQYFLYYEETDFCFQAKKAGWSIWYVPESRVMHIAGQSTKLTIRNVKPKRIPKYWFESRQRYFVKNHGKIYALIADLIWILAYLLWTLRRLIQGKSNQDPPYLLRDFIANSLLFSCLKVF
- a CDS encoding NAD(P)-dependent oxidoreductase, whose translation is MKLLITGATGFVGKQLVYAALACGYDVVAMFRGNALSSLACHENLELMKCDLSVDEIPPLSTFKIDCVVHLAADLHPAKNQSIEQLLIGTEKLITAMQLAGITKLVGVSSLSVLDYQALKPMTSIDENLSVATQFDKMSRYSAFKSSQEAVFRAFSEQGANCIILRPGLIYNQNMINTAYAGIIKSRYQILIDHLGEVPLVELGSVIDAILASVTLDSCNQQVIHLVDDHLPNQTQYQALLRQVGLIKPGGIRVSWWIMQVLIVHILYPMAKLLRFDGCLPEIFLPHAFALRLKPFKFSNLKAKQLLHWKANRLL
- a CDS encoding HAD-IIIC family phosphatase, whose protein sequence is MIRTKTSQESTPTPIVIVSSFTAEPVESILSAWMSTLHLYGGIEFAPYNQIFQQLLDPLSLMHKNQGGINILLLRFEDWLRAEKQADANKLLSLYNELCSAIHSAVLALKSPLIVCICPNSPDTNQLSTHSDLFNSLQNNIEEEFKSLSNCYFISTADWENYPLAGYYDATRDELGHIPYTPVGYAALGTVLSRKIYSIKSAPYKVIVLDCDNTLWGGVIGEEGLQGIDVSADWQFLQTFMLAQKQAGMLLCLCSKNIEEDVLEVLDQHKDMRIRREDIVSWRVNWQPKSENIRSLALELNLGLDAFIFVDDNPMECEEVRVNCPEVLSLNLPKQHIPDFLKHIWVFDRIKATSEDKMRTSLYQQDVARKNLEKTFSNYQDFLDGLELEVNIAEPGQEQIARVAQLTQRTNQFNNTTIRRSEIDIQRLGEAHLQVRMVEVKDRYGDYGLVGVLIFGIESQALCIQSFMLSCRVLGRGVENHILKYMASIAFQHNLPVLRIPYIPTPKNIPILHFLENIATQKVEQNDGSLVFDISTDSAAQMNAIVRTDASVETSKPVTDASVTGQITNSKTVIDLSLAQTTTHLQSAEKILAWVEKLTAKRCRNNTEDLVLPKTEVEKRLVAIWQSILNINSISTQDDYFELGGSSLLAVQLIVEVEQAFSVTLPLTSVLEYPTIQGLATRIQLDVGQNVIKQPILLNKSTASRIIYFIHDGDGEVLLYRNLALHLEADFQVYGIKPRGQANYPMLDTCMEDMAAYYIRQIYEIQAQGPYLLGGMCAGGVIAYEVARQLRADGHKVDFVGLIDAADVLATKRQGRIANARLTRISSVLDNEQNNHLVLRLITICKVISKKIVNLIRYEISSRLNKWQASLKVYLLGEYQRRQWSLPKFLSDIEVRYVYLYAETNYKPETGIDNELVLFRATEGHDADTPYVTIYVDPLFGWGERTTEGVKVYDIPGGHSSMLQEPNVKQMADCIREYVKI
- a CDS encoding glycosyltransferase; the protein is MKIAYITSVYGRSSDTFIRNEVLGLRDRGHEVYTFSIRRESGQGELSIDVASEQSTTDYILEKPLILLIYSTLLVFICSPLRMCRAILLAWKTHIPGIKGLFNQCAYLLEASYLTRRMGKLGIDILHNHIAENSANVAMLASLLSNVPFSMTVHGPGIFFHPKQWVLGEKVARSAFTATITNFCRSQCMLFTDTKYWHKLHIIRCAVGKDFESPSTIPISEAPRLVFVGRLCAEKGMQILIQAVTKLVESEFSLELILIGDGPMRSEIEALIKQKNLGSVIQILGAKSSSDVRNEIKQSRALVLPSFAEGLPVVIMEAFALGRPVVATQIAGIPELVVNGVNGWLVPPGSVECLEHALIEVITTRPSVLQQMGLEGAGRVQEFHKLSNELDKLECLLKSAVYQ